gtagtttttgatcaaataatcattcaaacattatttacttcataattttattttattttttctgaataaaaatcCATTGAACTGCACTGATTATTCACTCTGGTGTCAGATGCCTGGTCAGTAGAACCCACGAGAGGCCTGCGGCCTTTAAAGAGAAATTCAGAGATGAAATACAACAGTCACTCCCTGCGtctcaataacaacaacattgttGACCTTGATAAACTCCAGATGACCATCAACCACTTCTTGGCTGAGCCTTCACAGCTCGCCTGGCTCGACCTTTCATTcaacaaaatcacacacattgACCATGTGAGTTCTTGtgtagtaaaacaaaaaatgttgtttgctgaatatttagaaaatgtaatgtttacacATATGCAGTATGGACAaatttacttgtgtttttgttccaggTTCTGTGTGAGCTGCACGAGCTTCGTGTGTTGTATCTTCATGGTAACAGCATTTTTATTCTGTCAGAGGTGGACAAATTGGGAGTGTTGCCATATCTACACACCATCACTCTACACGGAAATGCCATAGAGGCCAACAAATCTTACAGGTTTCATTTGTCTGAATGAAATACTGTTTCACATAAATTGTTTTGATGCTTTATAAGAATATAACAAGTTCATtgtataataacaatagtaataaagtaaataataatgtgcagaATGAGGCTCTAATATTGTGGCAAGGTAGGTTAAATAGCAGGTCAAGCTCAAATTACATTCTACCCTatgcacatgtgtgaatgtgtatgtgtttctgtgttcagGAAACGTGTGATTTCTGCTCTTCCTCGGTTAAAGACAATGGACTTCAGTGCTGTGACACAGCAAGAGAGAGTCATGGCAAACATCTGGtatcacaacaacaaccacaggaGAAACAGCCTCGACACACTACAGTGACTGCTGGCTCATCTGCATCTTGTGGTGTGTTGAAATAATAGTCTCATTCAAATGACCTGTGTCCTTCATTGACCACTGAAAAACTGAATATTTCGCATGTATTTCTATATGGTGTTTATCTGCTGAAATACACCTTAGTCCAAAAAGAAGTCCGCATTTGATCTATCCAGAAGAATCAGTGACTATGTTTACATTGACAGTATTCTCTTCTTATTATGTACAACATCATATGAatcatgtttacattaaaaatagtgcagtaaaaacaaattcaacatcacatttattatctGATTTGTACATATAATCTGTGTCTTCATCTGTTTACCACTCATGCGGAGTAtgacctttaaaatgtttttttatatttatatttggagACATGAATATTTACTGTAGTGCAGACTTGGAATGGGGCTTTGCATATAAACCTAGTTACTGATAGTAAACAGTAGGTGATCCTAAATATTTCCGTTTTAGGATGAAATAAGCAActacattaaaaatattagCTCGCACTCTACAGACACATGAACCTTATCatgacacaatgaaaaacacCAGTTATTATTGTCTATGACTGTGAATAACTGTACTGTGCGGATTTTCATACAGAAAAATATTACAGGTGTTCATGTTGAAAGTCTTTATTGAATTAACCCCCCaaacttaaaacaaaacaaaaaacaaaatattgttgGTACTAACCTAAGATATTATAAACATATTTCAGGTAGTATTACACATTTGAgtgacaaaactgaaaaaaaaagaaagaacaatgtGATGAACCccttgcaaaacaaaaaaaaatctcaaattaATTGCATGGTTGAAATAGTCACAGCCTTGCAGATCATCCCTTTAGAGGCTTAAGAGCGGCTCACCATGCTCTCTGCCCACACGTACAGTCATGAGcaaaaaccattaaaaacacaaataaataatcaggGAAAGATTTTGGATCATTTTATCTGCTGTGACACATAGATTGTTAAAGCTCCCCCGCACTGCTACAATGGTTAGTTTATTAATAGGAACAACTCAATCGGCAGCAAAAAGCTCTGCAGGCTTTAAGTGTTCTTGTGTTACATAAAAAAATTTTAATGACCACAAGACCTCAGCCAATCCTGACCATTAACTCTCTACAAAAAGAGGAACTTTGTACATGCTCAACTTCTGTTATTATATTCAACGAAAGAATTCTGTACAAAGAAGGCAAGAAAACATACCATCTCTCCCTGCAGCCCCCACCCcgccttacacacacacgcactttaTCTCTGtatgcttctgctgctgttagaTATGTGTAGGTCTTTGACCAACTTTgccaaattattttttttaattagaaaacaGCAGAGGACTAATTCTTTGTaaaaacttaaacagagaaAATCTCAATCCGTTCCTGATCCCGTTTGATTAATGGGCCTTGTTGGCACTCACCCTGCTTGTGTTT
This Solea senegalensis isolate Sse05_10M linkage group LG8, IFAPA_SoseM_1, whole genome shotgun sequence DNA region includes the following protein-coding sequences:
- the lrrc51 gene encoding leucine rich repeat containing 51 encodes the protein MNGAPVDLSFKHISNLTDAWSVEPTRGLRPLKRNSEMKYNSHSLRLNNNNIVDLDKLQMTINHFLAEPSQLAWLDLSFNKITHIDHVLCELHELRVLYLHGNSIFILSEVDKLGVLPYLHTITLHGNAIEANKSYRKRVISALPRLKTMDFSAVTQQERVMANIWYHNNNHRRNSLDTLQ